Proteins from one Flavobacterium branchiarum genomic window:
- the mnmD gene encoding tRNA (5-methylaminomethyl-2-thiouridine)(34)-methyltransferase MnmD — MKREIIQTLDGSTTIHLEEWDECYHSKHGAIQEAKHVFIQNGFSLFDSSPISILEIGFGTGLNAFITFLEANKKKQPINYVGVEAYPVAANEVLMMNYVAQLGADEYNDVFKNMHETNWDETIALTDLFTLTKRKQFFQEIDDVAVFDLIYFDAFGYPVQPELWSTDIFRRMYTALKPNGVLVTYAARGVVKRSMIEVGFTVEKLAGPPGKREMFRARKVV; from the coding sequence GTGAAAAGAGAAATAATTCAAACTCTAGATGGCTCAACGACAATTCATTTGGAAGAGTGGGATGAATGTTATCATTCTAAACATGGAGCAATTCAAGAAGCAAAACATGTCTTTATACAAAACGGTTTTTCTTTATTTGATAGCAGTCCAATTTCGATATTAGAGATTGGTTTCGGAACTGGATTGAACGCTTTTATTACCTTTTTAGAAGCAAACAAGAAAAAGCAACCTATTAATTATGTTGGAGTAGAAGCGTACCCAGTTGCAGCTAACGAAGTGCTTATGATGAACTATGTTGCCCAATTAGGAGCTGATGAATACAATGATGTATTTAAAAACATGCATGAAACGAATTGGGACGAAACTATCGCACTTACTGATTTGTTTACTTTAACAAAAAGAAAACAGTTTTTTCAGGAAATTGATGATGTTGCTGTCTTTGATTTAATTTATTTTGATGCCTTTGGTTACCCTGTTCAACCCGAACTTTGGAGTACCGATATATTTAGAAGGATGTATACTGCTTTAAAACCAAATGGAGTTCTTGTGACTTATGCAGCCCGAGGTGTTGTTAAAAGAAGCATGATCGAGGTAGGATTTACGGTTGAGAAATTAGCAGGGCCTCCTGGTAAAAGAGAGATGTTTAGAGCTCGTAAAGTGGTGTAA
- a CDS encoding RNA polymerase sigma factor, giving the protein MTDEKAFIQELLNLKTQNIAFQKLVSNYQKPLYSHVRNIVLDHDDANDVLQNTFVKVFRHLNNFKGDSKLFSWIYRIATNEALTFLSQKAKLSGITSEELQNKTIDNLQADTYFDGNEIQIKLQKAIVLLPEKQQLVFKMKYFEELKYEEIAEILGTSVGALKASYHHAVKKIEAYIISN; this is encoded by the coding sequence TTGACAGACGAAAAGGCATTTATACAAGAGTTATTGAATTTGAAGACGCAAAACATAGCGTTTCAAAAGCTTGTATCTAATTACCAAAAGCCATTATACAGTCATGTCCGAAATATTGTTTTGGATCATGATGACGCGAACGATGTTTTACAAAATACGTTTGTGAAGGTATTTCGTCATCTGAATAATTTTAAAGGAGATAGCAAACTATTTTCATGGATATATCGCATTGCTACTAATGAAGCTTTGACTTTTTTAAGTCAAAAAGCCAAGTTAAGTGGCATAACCTCTGAAGAACTACAAAACAAAACAATTGACAACCTTCAAGCTGATACTTATTTTGACGGAAATGAGATTCAAATAAAACTACAGAAAGCAATCGTTTTACTTCCTGAGAAGCAACAATTAGTTTTTAAAATGAAATATTTTGAAGAATTAAAATATGAGGAAATAGCCGAAATACTAGGCACTTCCGTTGGAGCATTAAAAGCATCTTATCATCATGCAGTAAAAAAAATAGAAGCTTATATCATATCCAATTAA
- a CDS encoding branched-chain amino acid aminotransferase: MSTTQTNKIEIVKATSSKINDVDFENLSFGAVFTDHLFECDFKNGEWQTPVIKPYAPILMDPSSKVFHYGQAIFEGMKAYKDDKDAIWLFRPEENHKRFNASAVRMAMPEIPESIFLDGLNELLKLDAEWVKRGNGSSMYIRPFMIATGAGVVANPSDEYKFMILLSPAKSYYAGEVKVIIAEHYSRAANGGIGAAKAAGNYGAQFYPTNLANKDGFQQVIWTDDATHTKLEEAGTMNVFFRINDTLLTAPTSERILDGITRKSLLAIAEKEGLKTEVRSVLASELVEAAKDGSLKEIFGAGTAAVVSVIKGFSYKDEYYELPKTADSYASLLKEKLTGIQNKLAEDTFNWTVQVK; this comes from the coding sequence ATGAGTACAACTCAAACAAACAAAATTGAAATAGTTAAAGCAACTTCATCTAAAATAAATGATGTAGACTTTGAAAACTTAAGCTTTGGTGCTGTATTTACAGACCATTTATTTGAATGTGATTTTAAAAATGGAGAATGGCAAACACCGGTCATTAAGCCTTACGCTCCTATTTTAATGGATCCTTCTTCAAAAGTCTTCCATTACGGACAAGCAATTTTTGAAGGAATGAAAGCTTACAAAGATGATAAAGATGCTATTTGGCTTTTTAGACCTGAGGAAAACCACAAGCGTTTTAATGCTTCTGCAGTTAGAATGGCAATGCCAGAAATTCCTGAGTCTATTTTTTTAGATGGATTAAATGAGTTATTAAAATTAGACGCTGAATGGGTTAAAAGAGGAAACGGAAGCAGTATGTATATCCGTCCGTTTATGATTGCAACTGGCGCTGGAGTTGTTGCAAACCCATCTGATGAATATAAATTTATGATTTTACTTTCACCTGCAAAATCATACTATGCTGGAGAAGTAAAGGTTATTATTGCTGAGCACTACAGTAGAGCTGCAAATGGTGGTATCGGAGCTGCAAAAGCTGCTGGTAACTACGGAGCACAGTTTTACCCAACAAATTTGGCTAACAAAGACGGATTCCAACAAGTAATCTGGACTGATGATGCAACACATACTAAATTGGAAGAAGCGGGTACAATGAATGTATTCTTCAGAATCAACGATACTTTATTAACTGCTCCAACAAGCGAAAGAATTCTAGACGGAATTACTCGTAAAAGTTTACTTGCAATTGCAGAAAAAGAAGGATTAAAAACAGAAGTTCGTTCTGTATTAGCTTCAGAATTAGTTGAAGCTGCAAAAGACGGATCACTAAAAGAAATTTTTGGTGCGGGTACTGCTGCAGTAGTAAGCGTTATTAAAGGATTCTCATATAAAGATGAATATTATGAGTTGCCTAAAACAGCTGATTCTTATGCTTCTCTTTTAAAAGAAAAATTAACAGGAATACAAAACAAACTGGCAGAAGACACTTTCAACTGGACTGTACAAGTAAAATAA
- a CDS encoding SRPBCC family protein — translation MRILKYIFLLLLLSLVSLTVFVATQKGDFTVERSKVIKTQRTPLFNFVNDYRNWEEFSSWIVEDPTTKTTYPQNTSGLNASFSWTGNDGSGDIKTTAVTDTQNISQKMNFDGSLADVSWVFKDTLGGTKVTWKSKGTMSFLFKIYAALHGGADKVIGTMYEKSLANLDKILVYETNTFDIKVDGVVKKPELFYISKSFTSEIAKITKNVRVVAPQLVSFCEANGIEINGKPFVLYHTYDTTNGLAKISICLPIKKEIFTSAGSDISTGKLEPFEAVKTTLKGDYSHTKKAIEKATAYINNQKLSPDFNWSHLEVYSVSKFEIANPSKWVTEIYYPVKAKIVPVATPVVHTPRTEVAPTHTPPAAKKEEESEF, via the coding sequence ATGAGAATTTTAAAATATATATTTCTTTTATTACTATTAAGTTTAGTCTCATTAACTGTATTTGTAGCTACTCAAAAAGGCGATTTCACTGTTGAGAGAAGTAAGGTTATTAAAACACAACGCACTCCGTTATTTAATTTTGTAAATGATTATAGAAACTGGGAAGAATTTAGCTCTTGGATTGTTGAAGATCCAACAACAAAAACGACATACCCACAAAACACTTCTGGATTAAACGCTTCATTTTCATGGACAGGAAACGACGGCAGTGGAGACATTAAAACAACAGCAGTTACTGATACTCAAAACATTTCTCAAAAAATGAATTTCGATGGAAGTTTAGCTGACGTTTCATGGGTATTTAAAGATACACTTGGCGGTACAAAAGTTACATGGAAATCTAAAGGAACGATGAGTTTCCTTTTCAAAATATATGCTGCACTACATGGTGGAGCCGATAAAGTTATTGGTACTATGTATGAAAAAAGTTTAGCCAACTTAGACAAAATATTAGTTTACGAGACCAATACCTTTGATATTAAAGTTGATGGAGTTGTAAAAAAACCTGAACTTTTCTATATCAGTAAATCATTTACGAGCGAAATTGCTAAAATCACTAAAAACGTTAGAGTTGTTGCTCCTCAATTAGTTTCTTTTTGCGAAGCTAATGGTATTGAAATCAACGGAAAACCTTTTGTATTATATCACACGTATGATACAACAAATGGATTGGCTAAAATTTCTATTTGTTTGCCTATTAAGAAAGAAATTTTTACAAGCGCTGGAAGTGATATTTCAACAGGTAAATTAGAGCCGTTCGAAGCTGTAAAAACAACTTTAAAAGGAGACTACTCGCACACCAAAAAAGCTATAGAAAAAGCAACTGCCTACATAAATAACCAAAAATTATCTCCAGATTTTAATTGGTCACATCTTGAAGTTTATTCGGTAAGTAAATTTGAAATTGCAAACCCTTCTAAATGGGTTACTGAGATTTATTACCCAGTAAAAGCTAAGATAGTTCCTGTTGCTACTCCAGTAGTTCATACTCCAAGAACAGAAGTTGCTCCAACTCACACTCCTCCTGCTGCAAAAAAGGAAGAGGAATCTGAATTTTAA
- a CDS encoding LysR substrate-binding domain-containing protein: protein MTITQLQYVLAVAEHKNFTLAAEKCFVTQPTLSMQIQKIEEELSILIFDRSKKPIQLTEIGQKIVNQAKNIVNEADRIKDIVEQQKGFIGGEFKLGIIPTVMPTLLPMFLNNFIKKYPKVKLLIEELNTDEIITKLKNGHLDAAIAVTPLEDEKIKEIVLYFEPFVAYIPEQHSIFEKEEIEVSDLNINEILLLQDGHCFRDGILNLCKNGTDVEQNAFQIQSGSFETLIKLADEGLGTTLLPYLHTLDLKETDKSKLRHFKEPKPAREVSLIYPKSELKIQIIDALRNTIAGVVKGAIVFQNVQIISPIQKK from the coding sequence ATGACTATAACTCAACTACAATATGTTTTAGCCGTTGCTGAACACAAAAACTTTACGCTCGCTGCCGAAAAATGCTTCGTTACTCAACCTACACTTAGTATGCAAATACAAAAAATAGAAGAAGAACTTAGCATCTTAATATTTGACAGAAGCAAAAAACCAATTCAACTTACAGAAATTGGGCAAAAAATCGTTAATCAAGCTAAAAACATTGTTAATGAAGCTGATCGAATAAAAGATATAGTCGAACAACAAAAAGGCTTTATTGGAGGCGAATTCAAATTAGGAATTATCCCAACTGTTATGCCAACGCTTTTACCGATGTTCTTAAATAATTTTATCAAGAAATATCCAAAAGTTAAATTATTAATCGAAGAGCTTAATACAGATGAAATTATAACCAAATTAAAAAATGGACATCTTGATGCTGCAATTGCAGTAACTCCATTAGAAGATGAAAAAATAAAAGAGATCGTTCTTTATTTTGAACCTTTTGTTGCTTACATCCCAGAACAACATTCTATTTTTGAAAAAGAAGAAATCGAAGTATCTGATTTAAACATCAACGAAATATTACTTTTACAAGACGGACATTGTTTTAGAGATGGAATTTTAAATCTTTGCAAAAATGGTACAGATGTAGAGCAAAATGCTTTTCAAATTCAAAGTGGTAGTTTTGAAACTCTAATAAAATTGGCAGACGAAGGATTAGGCACAACATTGCTACCTTATTTACATACTTTAGATTTAAAAGAAACAGACAAATCAAAGCTACGTCACTTTAAGGAACCTAAACCAGCCAGAGAGGTGAGTTTAATATATCCAAAAAGCGAATTAAAAATTCAGATTATAGATGCCTTACGAAACACTATCGCAGGCGTTGTAAAAGGAGCTATTGTTTTTCAAAATGTTCAGATAATAAGCCCTATCCAAAAGAAATAA
- a CDS encoding Dps family protein: MKTNILGLPVKESELIVKELNVLLSNFQVYYQNLRGIHWNIRGKRFFDLHVKFEELYTDAQLKIDLIAERVLTLGGTPLHTFEDYIKNNKIVVGKNISNDEKAIHLIVDSLTDLLKIERDILVKSDEINDEGTNSMMSDFISEQEKTIWMMKAWLEEDL, translated from the coding sequence ATGAAAACTAACATTTTAGGATTGCCAGTAAAAGAGTCAGAATTAATTGTTAAAGAATTAAACGTCTTACTATCAAATTTTCAAGTTTATTATCAAAACTTGCGAGGAATTCACTGGAATATTCGCGGAAAACGTTTTTTTGATTTACATGTAAAGTTTGAAGAATTATATACAGATGCTCAATTAAAAATTGACTTAATTGCTGAAAGAGTTCTTACATTAGGAGGAACACCATTACATACATTTGAGGATTATATTAAAAATAATAAAATAGTAGTTGGTAAAAACATCTCTAATGACGAAAAAGCGATTCATTTAATAGTCGATTCATTAACAGATTTGCTAAAGATTGAAAGAGATATTTTAGTTAAATCTGATGAAATTAATGATGAAGGAACCAATTCGATGATGAGTGATTTTATCTCTGAGCAAGAAAAAACGATTTGGATGATGAAAGCATGGTTAGAAGAGGATTTGTAA
- a CDS encoding sensor of ECF-type sigma factor produces MKIKKILLLFIFLMTLPFYAQNEKMDDKKEKIKAYKVSFLTTELDLTSAESEKFWPIYNAYDDKQYELRHQKMKAYTRKLTDETLKNMTEKEAAALLSQIENTDEELYLLRKKYASNLKRILPAKKIIILRKSEDDFNRKLLHQYRDKAGKN; encoded by the coding sequence ATGAAAATAAAAAAAATACTTTTACTGTTTATATTCTTAATGACGCTTCCTTTTTATGCTCAGAATGAGAAAATGGACGATAAGAAAGAAAAGATAAAAGCGTATAAGGTTTCTTTCCTTACAACCGAATTAGACTTGACTTCGGCTGAATCAGAAAAATTTTGGCCAATATACAATGCATATGATGACAAGCAATATGAGTTGAGACATCAAAAAATGAAAGCATATACAAGAAAGCTAACTGATGAGACTTTAAAAAACATGACCGAAAAGGAAGCAGCGGCACTTCTTTCACAAATCGAAAATACCGATGAAGAGCTATACCTTTTACGTAAAAAATATGCAAGCAACTTGAAGAGAATACTTCCTGCGAAAAAAATCATAATCCTTCGAAAATCAGAAGATGACTTTAATCGCAAACTATTACATCAATATCGAGACAAAGCAGGTAAAAATTAA
- a CDS encoding nucleoside triphosphate pyrophosphohydrolase family protein — protein MQKQIDAVKEFHTAFKIGHSESPIADLGETKKILRYNLMKEENEEYLEAVKNNDLIEIADALGDMMYILCGTIIEHGLQGKIEAVFDEIQQSNMSKLGEDGQPIYREDGKVMKGPNYFKPDFSKILK, from the coding sequence ATGCAAAAACAAATTGATGCAGTGAAGGAATTTCATACTGCTTTTAAAATAGGGCATAGCGAGTCTCCAATTGCCGATTTGGGAGAAACAAAAAAGATACTTCGTTACAATTTGATGAAAGAAGAAAATGAAGAATATCTTGAAGCTGTTAAAAATAATGATCTAATTGAAATTGCTGACGCTCTTGGAGATATGATGTATATTTTATGCGGAACAATCATTGAACATGGTTTACAAGGAAAAATTGAAGCAGTTTTTGATGAAATCCAACAAAGTAATATGAGTAAGTTAGGCGAGGATGGACAACCTATTTATCGTGAAGATGGTAAAGTGATGAAGGGGCCAAATTATTTTAAACCTGATTTCTCTAAGATTTTGAAATAG
- a CDS encoding dipeptidyl-peptidase 3 family protein, whose translation MKLLKTAGIFLTVGVSVMCNAQVASTSTLKTNNDKPFDFTVEQFADIKVLRYQIPGWENLTLKEQELVYYLTQAGTAGRDIMWDQNYKNNLKIRKALEKIYVSYKGDKKSSDWNNFEIYLKRVWFSNGIHHHYSNEKIKPEFSKEYFEGLLKATKTKLAADVTAILFNDVDSKKVNLDESKGLLAGSAINFYEKGITLEEAEDFYKKQTSPDPKKPVSYGLNSKLIKNSKGQLEEKVWKSGGMYGAAIDKIIFWLEKAKTVAENKKQGDAIGLLIEYYRTGSLKTWDDYNIAWLHATEGNIDYISGFIEVYNDPLGYRGSYEGVVQIKDFDMSAKMQVISKNAQWFEDNSPLMADHKKKNVVGVSYKTVIVAGESGDASPSTPIGVNLPNADWIRAEHGSKSVSLGNIIDAYSQSGGSGKLQEFANDEEEIELAKKYGELGDKLHTALHEVVGHASGQINEGVGTPKETLKSYASTLEEGRADLVGLYYLYNPKLQEIGLVDDWKKVGMESYDSYIRNGLMTQLVRLDLGANIEEAHMRNRQWVSAWVFEKGKKDNVIEKITRNGKTYFNITDYDKLHDLFGQLLREVQRIKSEGDYNAGKALVENYGVKVDQKIHAEVLERNKQFPSAPYSGFVNPVLEPKLNAKGKIISIEVKQPKTFAEQMLNYSKNFGFLPLEN comes from the coding sequence ATGAAATTACTTAAAACTGCAGGGATTTTTTTGACTGTTGGAGTTTCAGTTATGTGTAACGCACAGGTTGCTAGTACATCAACACTGAAAACAAACAATGATAAGCCTTTTGATTTTACAGTAGAGCAATTTGCCGACATTAAAGTATTACGTTATCAAATACCAGGTTGGGAGAATTTAACGCTCAAAGAACAGGAGTTAGTATATTATCTTACGCAAGCAGGAACTGCAGGACGTGATATAATGTGGGATCAGAACTACAAGAACAATCTGAAAATAAGAAAAGCACTTGAAAAAATTTATGTAAGTTATAAAGGTGATAAAAAAAGTTCTGATTGGAATAATTTTGAAATATACCTTAAACGTGTTTGGTTTTCTAATGGTATTCATCATCATTATTCTAACGAGAAAATTAAACCAGAGTTTTCTAAAGAATACTTTGAAGGTTTATTAAAAGCTACTAAAACTAAATTAGCAGCAGATGTTACAGCAATTTTGTTTAATGATGTAGATAGTAAAAAAGTAAACCTTGATGAGTCAAAAGGATTATTAGCAGGTTCTGCAATTAATTTTTACGAAAAAGGAATTACATTAGAAGAAGCAGAAGATTTTTATAAAAAACAAACAAGCCCAGATCCTAAGAAACCTGTTTCTTACGGATTGAACTCTAAATTGATTAAAAATTCAAAAGGACAATTAGAAGAAAAAGTTTGGAAAAGCGGTGGGATGTATGGAGCTGCAATTGATAAAATTATCTTTTGGTTAGAAAAAGCTAAAACAGTAGCTGAAAATAAAAAACAAGGAGATGCTATAGGTTTGTTAATCGAGTATTACAGAACTGGAAGCTTAAAAACTTGGGATGATTATAATATCGCTTGGTTGCACGCTACAGAAGGAAATATTGATTACATAAGTGGTTTTATTGAAGTGTACAATGATCCATTGGGATATAGAGGTTCTTATGAAGGAGTAGTGCAGATTAAAGATTTTGATATGTCGGCTAAAATGCAAGTAATATCAAAAAACGCGCAATGGTTCGAAGATAATTCTCCATTAATGGCAGATCATAAAAAGAAAAATGTTGTTGGGGTTTCCTATAAAACGGTAATCGTAGCAGGAGAATCTGGTGATGCTTCACCAAGTACGCCAATTGGTGTGAATCTTCCTAATGCTGATTGGATTCGTGCAGAACATGGTTCAAAATCGGTTTCATTAGGTAACATCATCGATGCTTACTCTCAGTCAGGCGGAAGTGGTAAATTACAAGAATTTGCTAATGATGAAGAAGAAATCGAATTGGCAAAAAAATACGGAGAACTAGGAGATAAATTACATACTGCATTGCATGAAGTTGTAGGTCATGCTTCAGGTCAAATAAATGAAGGTGTTGGAACTCCAAAAGAAACCTTGAAAAGTTATGCTTCGACTCTAGAAGAGGGTAGAGCTGATTTAGTTGGTTTGTATTATTTATACAATCCAAAATTACAAGAAATCGGATTAGTTGATGATTGGAAAAAAGTTGGAATGGAATCGTATGATAGTTATATCCGTAACGGATTAATGACACAACTGGTTCGTTTAGATTTAGGAGCCAACATCGAAGAAGCGCACATGAGAAACCGTCAGTGGGTAAGTGCTTGGGTTTTTGAAAAAGGAAAGAAAGATAACGTAATCGAAAAAATTACTCGTAACGGTAAAACGTATTTTAATATTACTGATTACGATAAATTACATGATTTATTCGGACAGTTATTACGTGAAGTACAACGTATAAAATCAGAAGGAGATTATAATGCTGGAAAAGCTTTAGTTGAAAATTATGGTGTAAAAGTAGACCAAAAAATACATGCCGAGGTTTTAGAGCGTAACAAGCAATTTCCATCTGCACCATACAGCGGATTTGTTAATCCTGTTTTGGAGCCTAAGTTAAATGCAAAAGGAAAGATTATTTCTATAGAAGTAAAACAACCTAAAACATTTGCGGAACAAATGTTGAACTATTCTAAAAACTTTGGTTTCTTGCCTTTAGAAAACTAA
- a CDS encoding SulP family inorganic anion transporter produces MKRKVNLFANLKSDFASGLVVFLVALPLCLGIAMASGAPLFSGIISGIIGGIVVGYLSQSHISVSGPAAGLTAIILTAITDLGAFDVFLTAVFIAGLIQLGLGFLKAGSISNYFPTNVIEGMLAGIGVIIILKQLPHAFGYDADFEGDQAFVQSDGNNSISSLFEIFNHIHMGAVIITLISFVILIAWDKVPFLRKLKLIPGALVAVILGIIINQIFISTGSPLAIGKDHLVSLPIPHTFDEFRSIIITPNFAGVTNPQVWVVAITIAIVASIETLLCIEASDRMDAQKRYTNTNVELKAQGIGNMVSSLLGGLPMTSVVVRSSANNNAGAKSKMSAIIHGVLLLISVLAIPAILNKIPLATLATILILVGYKLAKPATFVHFWEKGKYQFIPFVATLVFVVATDLLKGVALGIVISVIFVLRGNLKRAYSFKKEEYADGDVIHIDLAQEVSFLNKAAIKLTLNSIPENSKVIINAQDTVYIAHDILDLIKEFKETRAVDQNIKVKLKGFKKAYELENTPDLPNHVSIEHYYDVAKRAMVKKV; encoded by the coding sequence ATGAAAAGAAAAGTAAATCTTTTTGCTAACCTTAAGTCTGATTTTGCGTCAGGTTTAGTGGTGTTTTTAGTGGCTCTACCGTTGTGTTTAGGTATCGCAATGGCCTCTGGAGCTCCCTTATTTTCAGGAATTATTTCAGGAATTATTGGAGGTATAGTTGTAGGTTATTTGAGTCAATCACATATTAGTGTATCTGGTCCCGCTGCTGGTTTAACAGCAATCATTCTTACGGCAATTACCGACTTAGGAGCTTTTGATGTGTTTTTAACAGCTGTTTTTATTGCAGGTCTAATTCAGTTAGGATTAGGTTTCTTAAAAGCGGGGAGTATATCTAATTATTTTCCAACCAACGTAATCGAAGGAATGTTGGCGGGTATCGGGGTTATTATTATCCTAAAACAATTGCCACATGCATTTGGGTATGATGCTGATTTTGAAGGAGATCAAGCGTTTGTTCAAAGTGATGGGAATAACTCAATCTCTTCTTTATTTGAGATTTTCAATCATATTCACATGGGAGCTGTAATTATTACATTGATCTCATTTGTAATATTAATTGCATGGGATAAAGTTCCTTTTTTACGCAAACTTAAATTAATCCCTGGTGCACTTGTTGCAGTTATCTTAGGTATAATTATAAATCAAATTTTTATTTCAACAGGAAGCCCTTTGGCTATTGGTAAAGATCATTTAGTTTCGCTACCAATTCCACATACATTTGATGAATTTAGATCAATTATCATAACTCCAAATTTTGCTGGGGTTACAAATCCACAAGTTTGGGTTGTTGCTATCACAATTGCAATCGTAGCTTCTATCGAAACATTATTATGTATCGAAGCATCTGATAGAATGGATGCTCAAAAGCGTTACACAAATACAAATGTGGAGCTTAAAGCCCAAGGTATTGGAAACATGGTAAGTTCTTTATTAGGAGGTTTACCAATGACATCAGTTGTTGTACGTTCTTCGGCAAATAATAATGCTGGAGCCAAATCAAAAATGTCTGCAATTATCCATGGTGTTTTATTATTGATAAGTGTATTGGCTATTCCAGCAATTTTAAATAAAATTCCATTAGCTACTTTAGCTACTATATTGATATTAGTAGGTTATAAATTGGCTAAACCTGCAACATTTGTACATTTCTGGGAAAAAGGGAAATACCAATTCATCCCTTTCGTTGCAACTTTAGTATTTGTTGTAGCAACAGATTTACTTAAAGGTGTTGCTTTAGGAATTGTAATTAGCGTTATTTTCGTCTTAAGAGGTAACTTAAAAAGAGCTTACAGTTTTAAAAAGGAAGAATATGCTGATGGAGATGTAATTCATATTGACCTTGCTCAAGAAGTTTCTTTCTTGAATAAAGCTGCAATTAAACTTACACTAAATTCAATTCCAGAAAATTCAAAAGTTATTATCAATGCGCAAGATACGGTTTATATTGCTCATGATATCCTGGACTTAATAAA